The window AGAAAATAACTTGTAGAGAATTTGAAGAGGAAGTGACTGAGTAGTAGATACTTTGGTGAGGGAAGTCTAGAGAGGCTTCTTTGTAACATTGAGTCTGGGACTTAATTGACCAAAAGGAACGAGTCTTGTTACACTAAGAAACTGGGAGTGTGTGTAGCTCAGAGCTAGGATGTGGGCTTTGTTAGTATAAGGCTCTTATACTTAAGTTTAAAACTTAAGACAAAacctgggaggaagaaaggataaGTTTTAGTGTAAAAGATCTGAGTTTCTAAATTACTCCAGTGGAAGACTAGTGACAAACAATGACGCTTGGTTTGGGAGCTTTGATAACCAAAGGTAAGGTATTTCGGTATCTTTGGCCTTATTTCAGGTAGCTCTAGGGAAAGGATTTGACAGATTGGACTTGGGGCAGGGGAGTGGTTACGGGAAATGAAGAGTAAGTGATTTTAGGTATTATCAAGTAACATTGGACATTTCTGTACCTTACCATTTGAATGGTCTGTTTTTTTCCACTAGATAATCACCAGATAATTTAACTTACATCATCAAACTGGGGATAATAGTGCATTAAACAATGTTAGTGGAATAAACACATAGTAAGCACATTGTaagctcttttaaaaataatattttttatttgtaggtttataataaaattatatcattttcctcttttcatCCTCCCATGCAAATCACATTCTCTTTTTCAGATACATGGCCTTTTTTGTTATGAATGCAtgaggggggcagggagggagaagggttcctaaatatataaatacatcctGTTCAATTGTATGTTACCTGTACATTTTATCCATTattaaatggtcagccctgaacatATACATAGTAAGCACTTAATAAAAACTAATGGCTGCCTGAAGTGATGGCAGAGAtgggctgatctctgtgagtttgaggccagacagggatacagagtgagaccctgtttcaccTCTCCCCCCAAAAGCCTACCCCACCCTTATTGCTGCTCTCTTATTGTCCCTTACCTCCAGACCTAAGATAATGGTAATCAGTTATTGTAACTTTTTAGACCTGGAGTATAGACATAGTTTATAgttaatgtatatataaatgcgtatatatatataaattatatataaataaactgtACAGTTTATAATAGTATATTTAATACTATCATAATTAAGAAAAGGATATATAGCCACAAATAAACTTAATTCTATTTAGTTCTTTTCTGTGAAGAAATTACTTATATGGGTAAACATATATGTTCTTATGGTGCTTTATAGTAATGTTAGTTCCATGCTAATAATAGTTAATTTCTGTACATAAAGTAtttgtacttagattcattttattcattataaGCATTAAAGTGTCTTCCTTAAAGAAAGCAGACTATGTTGCCAGGTAATATGAAAAGTAACCTGGTATACTGTGAAGTTACTCTAAAGAAACTGTTAAGTCTTAGGATTCTAGAGTCTAAACATCTACCAAGATTTGCTTTAGAGTGCCATTAATGCTCATATCTCTTTTGAATAATCCTAAGCACCCTTTgaaataaatttcatactttGCTTTGGGAATGTCTGTgttggtttctgtttctcttttgagacCGGGTTTATCTATGCAAGTTACAGAAAAAGTTGACTAGCATACAGTCCTATTTAgttctgttttttctttgagacagctttcatgtagcccagtctgtcCTCAGTCACTCATTATGTACTCTGGATGGCATTCTGATTTCtcttgcctcatcctcccaagtgctgagaatgagtgtgttaacagAAACACTCCATTGATAAAGCACATAATAGAATTGGTGAAGAGTGTAATTTTCATCTCTTTGGTCATAACTGTATACTGCAGAAAGCATTATACTTCTGACTGGGGTTTTCCATTTGCTGCTGTCTTGCTCTGCTTTAAACAACTTGACAAAAGCCATTGTTTCCTATCCTTTCTAAGTAGCAGCTACTATAAAGGCCAGTAGACACCTTGGCTCTGTGGGGTTTTTGTCTTTTGGTAGGTAGTGTTGAtcattgaactcagggcctggcATGTGTGTTAGACCAGCACTTTACCATTATGCTACGTTCCCACCCTGTGTCTGTGTTCTCCACTTTAATCCAGATAGTCTTCAGATAGTTAGATGAAGGTAAAGATTCTCTTTGTCTCCAATTAGCAGTGAGAATAAACAGTAGACATTTTGATGGCTAGCAGAGAAAATTGAAAGCAAAGTTTATGGAAAATTAGTATTACAACTAAGAGCTGACCGGACCATGTTCCTCAGTTATAAAAGATGTGTAACCACGTGATTGTTTTAAAGGACCTTTGCTATGTGAAACACTTACATGCCTTGTtacattttcaaatttaattttctttcagccGTCTTTAAATCCTGAATACGAGAGAGAACCAAATCAGAATAAATCTTTAGCTGCGGGTGTATGGGGTAAGTAATGTTTTACCTATTTTTTTGAGGGacagaatatattgtatttgtaggttgcctttttaaaaagtataaaataggGTACTCAAGGAATTTGGgtataaattttatttgaaatacttAATTTGCACATGCTAGTGACATTAAGTATTTGATCTTTTTGAGAATGATTCCAGGTTAATGCAGTTTTGAGAGCAGTCTTGATAGTCTCAAATAATtcaatatatagtttaaatttttagttttttatcaTTGAAATTTGTCTAACTGGGAAATAAGTACTTGTAGTCATTGTAAAATGAAATTACTCTTTATGTATGAAAATGGTTGTGTGTAGACTATTAAACTAATTGTATAGATTTTTCTTTGATTAGTCTATATTTGAAATTTGATTTTTAAGCTTACTGAGTTTCTGATAAATAACTCCCTTTAAAACTGCTGAGTTGAATTTGATAAGATCTTACAGAAAAAACTGCACTCATAGTACAAATTAGaaagcttttaaaagatttaagtgaagtttaaaataatggaaaatttataagatttctgaaaaataaacttGATACCAAATTAAAAGTGTTATCCATTTTAAAACTTGTACACATgttcatttgtaattttttttaattgaaaaccaACAGCCTACTAAAACAAAAGGATTGTGGCTTATGGTAGCATGCTAATCCTAATAATAATGGCATTATTTTAAACTTTGCCACTTCCTGTGCTGGTCTTAATTGTATTTATGGGGTGAAACTGgggaattattttgttttcttttgatctCCCTTTTTATTTAATGGCTtttgagggtgggggagggggtggtcaGACATTTTTGTTAGAACCATGTGAATGGCATTGTTTTTTCTGTATTGCAAATTAGTATTTCTACCACTCTCCCCAGGCCTACAcgcccagacacacacatacccaacCAAAAAAATCTCCCAAGCTCCTCTCTTAGGTATGTTTCCTTATTATTCAGTTTTTCTGGGAACAACTGATTGCATAAGAATATAGAATCTCCTGAAAAGTGTTAAATAGAATCTCTAAGAAATTAGGGATAATTTGGATTCTAGTGGAatgaaagtacattttaaaagtcaAGAATGTCAGCATTTGTCATACAAACTATAAGATACTACTGTGGTACGGTCCTTGGTTGACTTAATCTTAGAAATGATTTAAAGACAAAGACAGTTATGAAAACTAGACTAAAATGTATTAGTATAAAGATTTTGGTTCTGCTGTTTTCAGAGTTGATTTAAGGATTTTGAATACTAGTTGAAAAGATATTTAAATGGGAGGTAAACTATTTGTTTAGGTAAACTAAGATATATGTGtctgcattaaaaacaaaacaaaaggttaaTTGTGGAATGGTTGTTAAATTCAAGTACTTCCCATAGAAATACAATGAAACTGTTCATTGTATCACACTTCACTATTCCTTTCTCATTTTACCCCCTGGGTTCCCAAGTATGCTTTTCCTCATAGCAACATTTAGAATAGCTATCTATGTTCCTGAGGAAGATGAGAGGATTTTAGCAAAGACTTCAGTAGAACTTTTCTAGTGATACTTCCAGGTAAGCAAAAATTTACTAACAAAAATTTAGtatgtataaaaagaaaaaaagtttgtttcccagactatGACTTTGTCAATCATACATGGGCCTATTTGTAACATAAtactccaattaaaaaaatggcttGAGGGAAATTAATTAAGCCatttaaaataaagtcattacctaagtttatttttacttaggATTTAGCTGGCTTTGTTGGTAACACCTTCTTCCAACCTTTATATACCTAggacttcaatattttttttgtcttaaccAGGATCACAGCTATTTGGTACAAAAGATTAATGACTATTAAGAAATCTCTGTGTTTTTAATAACATAATGCTAAAATAGCAATTCAAGATACTTGGCAGTGAGTAactgagaattttaaaataattgttactttttttatttGGAGGTTGaggaacaaagagaaggaaagatgagtgtttatgtatgtgtaagaAATCAAGGATACAATGGCTATCGATAGACTTGGAAATTTTCAGAAGTACTAATAGACTATGCTATATGCATACCACCATGATTATTGTAACAGTCAGTGCTTAAGATAGGAAGTCATTcaagaataatattttaattactgtAATTTTCTGGTCAGCCTTTGTACTTGTGTGTATTTGATGATATGATAACCTTCTGGTTTTTGCTGATAGAGTGCTTTTTAGTATAAGGTAcattattaagatatttttgtttacCTTCTAAACCAAAGCATATTAGTGACCAGTCCCCCACTATCAACCTCCTCCCCCAATTTTTTTGTTAGCTAGAGAACTATAACTTAGCTAGCTTGAACCGTACAGGTtgagaaatgagaaatgaaattACACTAAATGAAGTATAATGTATTGAAAACCAGTAAAATCTTTGAGAAACTAGATTAAGAGTATTTTGGTGGATTGTTTTGCTTGAGTATTGAAATACATTCCTTTACTATCTGTCTTGtgtaaaaacagtaaaaaaaattaGCATCATAAGGGGAAGGCAGCACTTTTTTAGAGACTGAGTAGGATAAATTAATGGAGTATGAGTAGACAGTTTGAGGAAATAAATCTTCAGTCAGCAACATGACTTGCTTAGGtgagtgtggtggtatacacttaTAATCCTAATACTCAGGAAGCACAGATAGAAAGaaggattaaaattttaaaaggagtgACATTGCGGTTGCTTATCATAGGAGTTGTTTATATTTGCAaagccctttcctcccacctcccccatccACCTTGAGGCAGGGTTTTAATGAGCTTGAATTCTGACCTTCTTGCCTGTATTTGCCATTACACATGCCTTGTAAAGTATCTTTAAACCTGTTCTGTATATGAATAAAGCAGGAGACCTCATAAAGGAAAGGCACTGTGCCTATTGATACTAATGTAAAATTAACAGTGGTAACTTACTTGATTAAAACATCTGTAGATCAAAACACATTTGTTAAATAAGAACATTCAAACAGCAAAATACAGTGTCtatttttttagaaataatttttagcAGATCGTTTTTCTCTGTAAAAATAAGTGTTCACGATAGGAAATTGGGTGACTGAAAACtataatgaaaaacagaaaagattgAATCAGTGATTGAGGTGTTCAAGCTCTGTAGCCAGGTTGTCCTCAAATGTTCAATCTTCCTATTTTAGCTACCTGAgtcctttttattatttgtagCAATATTCTAATTTTTCTCTCAAAAGCCGGTTTTCACCCTCCCAGTGGTTTtgatttaagaaatttaaaagctAATTCTTGCATTGGTAGGTAGAAGGGAGGGCACACATGACAAGACAACAATAAAAGTCACTTACAGTAAGATAAATTATTTAGGGAGCTAGGAGGAAAtactatgaaaatttaaaacagttACCTTTAGAGTTCTTGAATGGAGTTCATTAACAGTTGACAAAGATCTAAGATAGTATGTGAATCTAAAAACTTACATACTTACAAAGATGTATAAGAATTGAGAAATAATCTAAAGagacaaataataaaacagtGTAGTGTAAGTTAAGTGTACAAAGTAGTTTCCCCGTCACTTCTTCTTTACTTACAGGTCATTATTGCAATAAGagcacccctctctctctctctctctgtgggactatttgacacagggtctttgtagcccaggtttggTCCAAACTTGGCtaccaaggccagaagagaatgttgggTTTCTTGCTTTGTCATTAtttgttaattattatttaaacatTATTTGTTGGAGATGGGTTATCTTGCTGAACCTGGCAGTCGGTAAGAACTAATGGTCCTCCTATCTCTGCTCCCCacaatgctgggatttcaggttcACGGGCCACACCAGCTTTCATGTAGGTGTTAGGGATTTGAACTTTGGTCTTTATGATCGCACAGTGAACACTCtgaccccctgagccatctctccaatccctaaGAAAACTTCCTTAAAAAATcgtatttgtttattattttgtggtTGCGTGTTTACAAATGGCAGTGGCATGTGtgtagggatcagaggacaacttgtggaagtcactTCTCTTTCAAACACGTGGATCCTTGGGGATTGAACACAGTTTGTCAGGTGTGGTGACAAGtgtccttacctgctgagccatctcactggcctcaaaATTTTCTTAACTGTGCAGCTTGTGTATAGTTTATTCAGAATAGCTTTATAGGATATAGATGTCTTTACATGtttctcttaaaattttttcttttttcttctcttacatGTTATTGTTAAGTTCTAGGAAAAGCGTACTTTTTTGAGTTGTTACTGTGTTGAAAATAGCATATGTCTTTTctgtatattttgtataaattAAATGTCAAAAATTTGTAATAATTATGAGAGAAGACTGCATCTTAATAAATGAAAGACCAACTTCTATAAAGTTGTACAGTAACTAAGGTTAGAGCTACTTAGAAGTTAGTATTGACAATCATGTACAAAATCCCATTTTCCTGCATCATGATACTTTAAATGCTTAGAGCATAACACAATAtttgcttctcttccttctaATTCCCTATCATCTTTCATCTGGTACTTTTGTGATCTTTTACTTTTGCTGCTTATTCTTCTGAGAGTGATTTCTTAGGCTTCACCTTTCTTCTTTATAGGGCATTCCATCATTCTTTGCACTGAGGACCTCATTGAAGAAACAGCCAGAATATTTCTTGCTTCAAGGAATCCAATTTTAGGAAAGGTGAAATTTGTAGTCAGAATCAACTTGAggctcaaagaaacaaacaacttatcaatctactttctgtctttgcctcctcctGTTCTTATTCCACATCCCCTTGTCCAGTTAGGGGTCTGAGTATGTAATGCAGGCTGATGTGGACCTTCTCAAATCCTGGGTTttcaggcacacaccaccatacatatcttgtttctacttttaaaaatcagtgattaatatattaaattgtatttcttcATATGTCTTCAGCCTGTGTCAAACCCATTTTCTTGGTGTTTAAACACATAGACTAGGTTGTGAATTATATAATTTTGCTTGgaaaaattcttttcttcttctgccatatcttgatattttcattttacgTCATTGCTTCTGAGAGTCCGTAGGGCAGATTAAATCATTCTCAGCTGTTGTATTTCTCTGTGCACATTCTAAACTGAAACTTATCCCTTCATGTCTCCATCTTGCAGTGTGTATAGGAGTGTATCAGTCCTCTGCTGACAACTCCTACACGGTCAATCTGCCTTCCTTCCCCATTACAggaaccctttttttttttttttttttctttgtgtgacaGTCCTAGCTGccctgaactcacttggtagaccaggctggcctggaactcacagatccgcctgcatctgcctcccaagtgttgggattaaaggtgtgtgccaccaccgcccggctcattacAATAACTTAACATAGAAGAATCTATGAGGGAAGGAAGATGAACTTAGTTGCTTAGCCATATTGAAGTCATTAGTCATACTTAATTGTGGTATACTGTTTCAGAGCCTGATATCTGCAATGATACCTTTAAAATTACCTTTTGTATTTTGTAAACATCAGTTATGCCTCAGATTCCTTGCTGCTATTTAAACGCTAAGATAATTgtcttatatttaattttaactcCCCCTCCCTTTTTGGAAATCTGAATCCTAACCACTGGACTATCAGGGATTCTCCTCCCCTTGTTGTGAGATGAGATCATACTATGTTcctgaagatgtgtgtgtgtggtttttttttggtgttttttttttttttttttcgagatagggtttctctgtttagctttggagcctgtgtcctggaactcactctgtagcccagactggcctcgaactcacagagatccacttgcctctgcctcccgagtgctgggattaaaggcgtgcgctaccactgcctggccatgaAGACGTTTTTGGTCCTCCTAGGCACAAGCAATCTCCCATCTCCTTTTTCTAAGTGCTAGACACTCTAGGTGCCATCATGACTGTCTTCAAAGAACCTTTTTGTTAGGAGGAATCGAGCAGGGTTTCAGTTTTAGCACAAaccggcctcaaactcaatattcTCCTGCCTTGGCTGCCATATCCTTgggtttttattagtttttattgtattttcgtTAAAAACCACTAATAGTAGAGTGGTGTCCTTCATCATTCTCTAGTCGAGATCTTCATCCCTATTTTTGGTTTCCTTGACTTAATTGTATAATCAAATCTGAAGTAAAATTATACATTGATGACATACTTCAGTATCTTGTGTGCCTGaagtttcccttttttttttttttttttaaaaaaaaagctattagGCCTCTTAGATACCAATACATAGGATATTTTCCCTAATAATTCAACATGTATTTAACTTTTAGTATGGTAAccctgttttcattttgttctaaGTTCTCATTCTTTATCTGTCAGCATGGCAGTAGATAGATATCTTTTGGAGTTTTTATCAAGGCAGTTTTATCTTTTGGAGTACTCATAGGTCCcgttctcccacccccaccccccacccccccacacaaggcagggtttctgtgtagttttggtgcctgtcctggatctcgctctgtagaccaggctggcctggaactcgcagagagatccacctggctctgcctcccaagtgctggaattaaaggcgtacaccaccaccaccaccaccaccaccaccacggctCATGGTTTTAAGATGATCTAGTAGGAAGTTGGTAGTTTGGAGCCAGGGTATCAGCACAAGCATCTACCCATCTTACCAGTTAATAAAGTATGCCATTTATATTCTGAGCTAatttaaatttagaatttttcAGAGATTTTGATCTGAGTTAGCTATTGTAAAATTTCTAATTATGAAACTGATGCTTTCAGAGTTTTTTGTAAATGATGAAGGATATACCTCTTTGTGACAATGATAGGTATGTGTAATACCTGTTTGATTATACATACAGCCTGATTAAATTCCAGGGAAAATGTTTCatatttccagcaagtagagtagtCTTAAAAACGTATTCATTTAGCAGTTATTCCCAGTACTGACTTCAGAAAACTGACTTCACATGATGCCTTAAGTTACATTAATATGGACCGTAAATATTTGAATGAATTGATATTatgagataatttttatttttaactaatagTTGGATCTAATAGACATTTAGAAGTATTGGGATTGTGGGTCCTCACTCATTGATTATAAATTTGTTAGTATAATGAAAGGattgaaaaaaaataggaagttTTGACTTTTTAAGACTGGCTTAAGGGGAAACTAGAACTGtcacattaaaatgaaaaatttttaagtttttgtaaaTAAGTGAAGAATGTAAAGATACTAATTCTTGTTTTCCAATTACATCTTAGCCTGCGGTCTTCTGTATTAGTAGGCATTGCCCAAACTCTTATGTTACATAAGGTTATGCTTAAGCTGGAATTTGACTTTACTCACTTAGATTATTTTACCCCAAACCAGctggtattatttttttaaatgcagttaAGGTTTTGATGGGATCATTTATCCTAAAATTTGAAATTGTATATAACACATGCTTGTGCTTTATTTATGCAGAATATCCCCCGAATCCTAAATCTAGAGCTCCAAGAATGCTGGTCATTAAGAAAGGTAATACAAAAGACTTACAGCTATCTGGATTCCCAGTAGCAGGAAACCTTCAGTCACAGCCAGTTAAGAATGGAACTGGTCCGAGTGTTTATAAAGGCTTAGTCCCCAAACCTGCTGTTCCACCTACAAAAGTAAGTCCTGCGTTTAAGCTAAATTTGTTACAGATAGATGTCCCGTTTGTGAAGTGGTACTCCACACTCagttattctctgcactttgaccagttgctGGTTTTTTGTAGTAGTCTCCATctgctgtaaaaagaagcttcatatacatataaactatTTTACTTTAGGAACAGAGAGAATTAAAGTTTTATAATTTCTGCTCTACTGGATGCACTAGGATTTATTTGCTTGGTACATGTATTATACTGTTTACTTGGTACTCAGTTTTAAGTCTTTAAAATGCTCATAAGTTTTATTataagacaaaaaagaaatctcttaactcttaaaaaattttgaaaataagagtggtttagatttaaaaaattactgtattagtttaaaaatcacattattttgtgtgtagttgtgtgtgtgtgtgtgtgtgcacatgtactgcCATGCACAGgtggaggttagagaacaacttATCATCttgcatttttgagacagggtctctatgaaACTCTGGCTGGCTTAGACTCGCTGTGTAgagcagcctggcctcaaatttacagagatccacttgtttctgcctccagagtgctgggattaaaagcatgtgccagctttttattattttaaatcacgtgtgtgagtatgtgtgtggctgtgtgcaggtgcctgaagaggtcagaggtttttcaggtgattgtgagccacctgactttGGTGTTGGGAGCTGAACTTGGATTGTCTGCAAgagctgctgagccacctcttagCCCCAAATTTAGATGTTTTTATTGCATATTAAACCTCTGTTTTATTTGTAGAAAAAGATGGAGCCGTATGTTGGGGTtcccacctgtaatcctagcactgaaggGCCTGATAAGGAGGATAGTGACTTCTAGGCTAGCTTCTGGGCTGAATAGATAGATATTGTCTctatcaaacaacaacaaaaaccagtaatAAAACAAAAGTCATGAAGGTCAAAGAACCTCGGAGAGATGGTGAAAGTAGTATAAGAGAACTTTTGTGAGCCATATGTGATCATTGTTAGTGTGTTCactttttctctgttttcatgaATTTGTTCTTGGTAACTATAgcttcttgtgtttttctttagcCTACACAATGGAAAAGCCaaactaaagaaaacaaagttgGGACTTCTTTTCCTCATGAATCTACATATGGTGTTGGCAACTTTAATACTTTCAAGTCAACCGCTAAGAGTATTAGTCCATCAACAAATTCAGTGAAAGAGGTAGGCCACTGAACATTTCTTGAGAAATGTaattccccctccccaccctcaagacagggtttcacttgggtatccttggctgttctggaactcacagagatccccctgcctctgccttccaagtgctgggattaaaggtgtgtgtcaccacctcctggctgaGGATGGTACTGTATTTAAAAGTAAAGACCAGGCAGGGTATTGCTGTGTGGCCCAGGTTAGTCTGGAGCTTCTTTTCATAAAAGAAGCTGACGTAGGTTGAGCTGTGAAGCCCACTTGCTAAATCCTGATAGTTTAACAATTTATTAAATGCATAGACTTATTAAAGATGagatgctttaatttttttcagtgaatTTAGTTCAGACATGTGTTAAAATAATTGCAGTTTAATTGATGCTTGTGGGAGTTTCACTatagaattaaatcttggctgtgaATGAGAATTTGTACAATTTTGTTTTGGGATATTTTATTAGTAGTAACAGTAAtttaagagaagaggaaagaaaagtatatgtgagtatgtggtACCtcaagtagttttattttttttgaaaatcagaGTAGGGAGTTCCTTGACTAATCTAGGATCCAAGACATCTCTGTTGTTGGTCTAATAGTTGTTTTAGGTCCCATATTGGAATATCAAAACCATATATAATTTATGTCCTCATCTGTAGAATTTTCACGTTAAAAATAGGACCAGTGTTTCTAACTTGTTTATTGTTCTTTAATTAATTCTAATGCACACTTCAGTGTCAGCAATTAAGCCTTATGATTTATTTCTGTGGACTGAAAAATTGCTATCACACAGTTCTAACATTCAGATTATGTTTATGTTCTGCTTAAAcatcaagagaaaacaaaatgaaaagtcactatttttcccccctctcttcctctcacaGAAATCTCTGGGGAAATCCAATGTGATGACATCCTGTTGCATAAATGATTATAAAATCTTATTGGAGGTGTTTCAGAACCCTAGCACTCTGTAGCATGGCCAGAAAAATGGCTTTTTATGTGCTGTGTAAATATTTAAAGTCAATAAATTcctgattttatgtatttaagttttatgttttgttttaagttctGTTGGTTATCTGGCCTTTATTACATCTGAAATAAGAAATTTCTTGAGCTAACCCATTTAGATAACAGTTTACTGTGATCTATACTTTGAAATCAGTTTCACCTTACAAATAAGTGTATGATAAAAAGCTGTGATAATTgtgaactttatttttatattgattatCTAGTTACATGTTTACTAGTGTTTCTGCATTTCCCATTAGTGTAATCGTTCAAATTCTTCCTCGCCTGTTGACAAACTTAATCAGCAGCCTCGTCTAACTAAACTGACACGAATGCGAAGTGATAAGAAGAGTGAGTTCTTGAAAGCACTGAAAAGGGACAGAGTAGAAGAGGAACATGAAGATGAGAGCCGTGCTGGCTCAGAGAAGGTAATTGAAATTGCAGTGATTCTTGATTTGACAGGAATGTACTTTTAAACTATGTGGGTAAATACTTAGAACCTTGATAAACTCCAATTAAAACTTGATCTTTGGTTTTCCTCCTACTAAGCCCATGCCAGCAGGTTCCTGTCTTTGGGCGGATGTTTTGAGggtcttatatagcccagactgatcTTTAACTCTGTGTAGttgaggctaaccttgaacttcttattctcctgtctccacctctggaaAGCTGGGCACCCATACACCTTGTTTGGGCAGAAGTATTTGTGATGGTGCCTAACACTGATGCTAGAGTCCAGGTTGGCTCTGTACATTGTTTCAGATGTGCTTGTCTTCGTCATTGCTGTTCTGTGTAGTCGCTGAATACCTTTGCATGATTAGAAATGAGCTCTGCTTTCTTAGCTTGATTCAGTTTTGAGGAGCCCTAGCAGGAAATGGAAAAGGCAGATAGTAAAATCAGAGCCTCTAATCCCCTGGTTCCCTTCCTGTGCACATCTTCAACAGGTTACTTCCTTGACTCCA is drawn from Peromyscus eremicus chromosome 11, PerEre_H2_v1, whole genome shotgun sequence and contains these coding sequences:
- the Gpbp1 gene encoding vasculin isoform X3, which gives rise to MALILVLDVLTEPSLNPEYEREPNQNKSLAAGVWGLHAQTHTYPTKKISQAPLLEYPPNPKSRAPRMLVIKKGNTKDLQLSGFPVAGNLQSQPVKNGTGPSVYKGLVPKPAVPPTKPTQWKSQTKENKVGTSFPHESTYGVGNFNTFKSTAKSISPSTNSVKECNRSNSSSPVDKLNQQPRLTKLTRMRSDKKSEFLKALKRDRVEEEHEDESRAGSEKDDDSFNLHNSNSTHQERDINRNFDENEIPQENGNASVISQQIIRSSTFPQTDVLSSSLEAEHRLLKEMGWQEDSENDETCAPLTEDEMREFQVISEQLQKNGLRKNGILKNGLICDFKFGPWKNSTFKPTLENDDTETSSSDTSDDDDV
- the Gpbp1 gene encoding vasculin isoform X4, with the translated sequence MALILVLDVLTEPSLNPEYEREPNQNKSLAAGVWEYPPNPKSRAPRMLVIKKGNTKDLQLSGFPVAGNLQSQPVKNGTGPSVYKGLVPKPAVPPTKPTQWKSQTKENKVGTSFPHESTYGVGNFNTFKSTAKSISPSTNSVKECNRSNSSSPVDKLNQQPRLTKLTRMRSDKKSEFLKALKRDRVEEEHEDESRAGSEKDDDSFNLHNSNSTHQERDINRNFDENEIPQENGNASVISQQIIRSSTFPQTDVLSSSLEAEHRLLKEMGWQEDSENDETCAPLTEDEMREFQVISEQLQKNGLRKNGILKNGLICDFKFGPWKNSTFKPTLENDDTETSSSDTSDDDDV